Proteins from a single region of Halorubrum sp. 2020YC2:
- a CDS encoding zinc ribbon domain-containing protein has translation MTEHTRRRPWLAALLALVVSGLGHAYLRRWARGLGWYVAVTAAVFVFVPESAISGALAGDPPPVREVAPAAAVVGASVIDAYVVAIRNNRAYEQEREAARATGRTESLDHETAEEPSAQSAGMTAEPDARSAGTADGDGTVRCPECGKETDPTFDFCQWCAEPVGEGDA, from the coding sequence ATGACGGAGCACACTCGTCGACGGCCCTGGCTCGCCGCCCTGCTCGCGCTCGTCGTCTCCGGGCTCGGCCACGCGTACCTCCGCCGGTGGGCCCGCGGGCTCGGCTGGTACGTGGCGGTCACCGCGGCGGTGTTCGTGTTCGTCCCCGAGTCGGCGATCTCCGGCGCGCTCGCCGGTGACCCGCCGCCGGTCCGGGAGGTCGCGCCCGCCGCCGCGGTCGTGGGCGCCAGCGTGATCGACGCGTACGTCGTGGCGATCCGGAACAACCGGGCGTACGAGCAGGAGCGAGAAGCGGCCCGCGCAACCGGCCGCACGGAGTCGCTCGACCACGAGACTGCGGAGGAACCGAGCGCGCAGTCCGCGGGGATGACAGCGGAACCGGACGCGCGGTCCGCGGGGACGGCGGACGGCGACGGGACCGTGCGTTGTCCGGAGTGCGGGAAGGAGACCGATCCGACGTTCGACTTCTGTCAGTGGTGCGCCGAACCGGTCGGTGAAGGCGACGCGTAG
- a CDS encoding cbb3-type cytochrome c oxidase subunit I encodes MSELPPTTSVKRWFVTTNHKDVGILYTITALFFLLFGGVMALLIRLQLWDPTSQILSGLAYNEAVTAHGLIMVFWFLSPFAFGFANYFVPLQIGADDLAFPRLNALSYWLYLFSGVLLGISFFQGGTLTAGWTMYAPLNVPMYTPGIGSTGAILALTMFIIGVTASTVNFLTSIHHSRAEGMGIMDMPLFSWSILATVWMMLFAFAALLGALLILGSDRVLGSVYFSATEGGALLWSHLWWFFGHPEVYIVFFPALGVMLELFQTFSGRRLVGRKWVIISICLIAVQSFLVWMHHMFLTTINLEIKTLMMATTIGISLPFDLIVFSLIYTLIKGRIQFTTPFLFAFGALLLFILGGITGVFLGAIVLDYEFRGTYWVVAHFHYVMFGGATALVGAIYYWFPKVTGKMYDEFLGKLHFAIFFLGFNAVYFSMFLAWETPRRVFEYNPEFQIYHQFGTIGAFVLGFSFFIMFYNLGKSYVSGEPAGDNPWDYSRTAEWAVSSPPPLENWPNRPSYASGKLEFVKDYVPDGGPAMKTDDNGDVATDGGDTHSSHISRYAHWDKHPSHASIWPFALSLALGVMLFGLSGFADSVTVELGETALQSDVVISNLLYPTAILAGIGGLLYTGVKWGTEDFYAPPTEFAERWPFNGVEKVKLGMWFFLASDVLVFGALLSAAIFIRYNAGWMTWEPLTDPLPGLINTFVLLTSSFTVILALVAARRKSRQGLLASLGSTILLGFVFMAIKMWEWNHEVFDKGVTISANAHGDPIQASIYYVTTGLHGIHVLLGLVVAIFLFVRTYQGHYLDDERPIEYFGLYWHFVDIVWVFVFPLFYLF; translated from the coding sequence ATGAGCGAACTACCGCCGACGACCTCGGTCAAGCGGTGGTTCGTCACGACTAACCACAAGGACGTCGGCATCCTCTACACGATCACCGCGCTGTTCTTCCTGCTGTTCGGCGGCGTGATGGCGCTGCTCATCCGCCTCCAGCTGTGGGACCCGACGAGCCAGATCCTCTCCGGGCTGGCGTACAACGAGGCCGTCACCGCCCACGGGCTCATCATGGTGTTCTGGTTCCTCTCGCCGTTCGCGTTCGGCTTCGCAAACTACTTCGTCCCGCTCCAGATCGGCGCGGACGACCTCGCGTTCCCGCGGCTCAACGCCCTCTCGTACTGGCTGTACCTGTTCTCGGGCGTGCTGCTCGGGATCAGCTTCTTCCAAGGCGGTACGCTGACCGCCGGCTGGACGATGTACGCGCCGCTCAACGTGCCGATGTACACGCCCGGTATCGGGTCGACCGGCGCGATCCTCGCGCTCACAATGTTCATTATCGGCGTCACCGCGTCGACGGTGAACTTCCTCACTTCTATCCATCACTCCCGCGCTGAAGGGATGGGCATCATGGACATGCCGCTGTTCTCGTGGTCGATCCTCGCGACCGTGTGGATGATGCTGTTCGCGTTCGCGGCGCTGCTGGGCGCGCTGTTGATCCTCGGCTCCGACCGGGTGCTCGGGAGCGTCTACTTCTCCGCGACTGAGGGAGGGGCCCTGCTGTGGAGCCATCTCTGGTGGTTCTTCGGCCACCCGGAGGTGTACATCGTCTTCTTCCCGGCGCTCGGCGTCATGCTGGAGCTGTTCCAGACGTTCTCCGGCCGCCGCCTCGTCGGTCGTAAGTGGGTCATCATCTCCATCTGTCTGATCGCCGTCCAGTCGTTCCTCGTGTGGATGCACCACATGTTCTTGACGACGATCAACCTGGAGATCAAGACGCTGATGATGGCGACGACGATCGGTATCTCGCTTCCCTTCGACCTGATCGTCTTCTCGCTGATCTACACGCTGATCAAGGGCCGGATCCAGTTCACGACGCCGTTCCTGTTCGCGTTCGGCGCGCTGCTCCTGTTCATCCTCGGCGGGATCACGGGCGTCTTCCTCGGCGCCATCGTGCTCGATTACGAGTTCCGCGGCACCTACTGGGTGGTCGCGCACTTCCACTACGTGATGTTCGGTGGGGCGACAGCGCTCGTCGGCGCGATCTACTACTGGTTCCCGAAAGTTACCGGGAAGATGTACGACGAGTTCCTCGGGAAGCTCCACTTCGCGATCTTCTTCCTCGGCTTCAACGCCGTCTACTTCTCGATGTTCCTCGCCTGGGAGACCCCGCGCCGGGTGTTCGAGTACAATCCCGAGTTCCAGATCTACCACCAGTTCGGGACGATCGGGGCGTTCGTGCTCGGGTTCTCCTTCTTCATCATGTTCTACAACCTAGGGAAGTCCTACGTCTCCGGCGAGCCGGCCGGCGACAACCCGTGGGACTACTCGCGGACCGCGGAGTGGGCGGTCTCCTCGCCCCCGCCGCTCGAGAACTGGCCTAACCGGCCGTCGTACGCCTCCGGGAAGCTGGAGTTCGTGAAAGACTACGTGCCGGACGGCGGCCCCGCGATGAAGACGGACGACAACGGCGACGTCGCAACCGACGGCGGCGACACCCACTCGTCGCACATCTCGAGATACGCTCACTGGGACAAACATCCGAGTCACGCGAGTATCTGGCCGTTCGCGCTGTCGCTCGCCCTCGGAGTGATGCTGTTCGGCCTCTCCGGCTTCGCCGACTCCGTCACCGTCGAACTGGGCGAGACGGCGCTCCAGAGCGACGTCGTCATCTCCAACCTGCTCTACCCGACCGCGATCTTGGCCGGGATCGGCGGACTCCTCTACACCGGCGTGAAGTGGGGGACTGAGGACTTCTACGCCCCGCCGACCGAGTTCGCCGAGCGCTGGCCGTTCAACGGCGTCGAGAAGGTCAAACTGGGGATGTGGTTCTTCCTGGCGTCCGACGTTCTCGTCTTCGGCGCCCTGCTGTCTGCGGCCATCTTCATCCGGTACAACGCCGGCTGGATGACGTGGGAGCCGCTGACCGACCCGCTACCCGGACTGATCAACACATTCGTGCTGCTCACGTCATCGTTCACGGTAATCTTGGCGCTGGTCGCGGCCCGCCGGAAGAGCCGGCAGGGCCTGCTGGCGTCGCTCGGGTCGACCATCCTGCTCGGGTTCGTCTTCATGGCGATCAAGATGTGGGAGTGGAACCACGAGGTCTTCGACAAGGGTGTGACGATCTCCGCGAACGCTCACGGTGACCCGATTCAGGCGTCGATCTACTACGTCACGACCGGACTCCACGGGATCCACGTACTGCTCGGATTAGTGGTAGCCATCTTCCTGTTCGTCAGGACCTACCAGGGCCACTACCTCGACGACGAGCGGCCGATCGAGTACTTCGGCCTCTACTGGCACTTCGTGGACATCGTCTGGGTGTTCGTCTTCCCGCTGTTCTACCTCTTCTGA
- the coxB gene encoding cytochrome c oxidase subunit II, producing the protein MIDPVILQQGSDWRAQAEVFDEIFFVFLALGTLVGTIVVAYTLWNVYKYRDDGNRSDEEFDAPVVGELPTGQGGPKAKKLFLSFGLSAIVVISLVVYSYGLLLYVEEGPDTGDEGDIEIMVEGYQYGWEYEYPNGHTERGELIVPADQRIDINVTSRDVWHNFGSSDLRIKTDAIPGDYNENWFSVSSEDVAAQGGEATYPVECFELCGPGHSAMDGQITVIPEDEWEEWYANTGNGSESASIEASELGAVTPSGVSA; encoded by the coding sequence ATGATAGACCCAGTTATCCTACAACAGGGGAGCGACTGGCGCGCACAGGCGGAGGTCTTCGACGAGATCTTCTTCGTCTTCCTCGCGCTCGGCACCCTCGTCGGCACCATCGTCGTGGCGTACACGCTGTGGAACGTGTACAAGTACCGCGACGACGGGAACCGGTCGGACGAGGAGTTCGACGCGCCGGTCGTCGGCGAGCTCCCGACGGGACAGGGCGGTCCGAAAGCGAAGAAGCTCTTCCTCTCGTTCGGGTTGAGCGCGATTGTCGTCATCAGTCTGGTCGTGTACTCGTACGGCCTGCTCCTCTACGTCGAAGAGGGACCAGACACCGGCGACGAGGGTGACATCGAGATCATGGTCGAAGGATATCAGTACGGTTGGGAGTACGAGTACCCGAACGGCCACACCGAACGGGGTGAACTGATCGTGCCTGCTGACCAGCGAATCGATATCAACGTGACCTCAAGGGATGTCTGGCACAATTTCGGCTCGTCGGATTTACGAATAAAGACCGACGCTATTCCCGGTGACTACAACGAGAACTGGTTCTCCGTGAGCTCCGAGGACGTCGCAGCGCAAGGCGGTGAGGCGACGTACCCCGTCGAGTGCTTCGAACTGTGCGGTCCGGGTCACTCCGCAATGGATGGACAGATAACCGTTATTCCGGAAGACGAGTGGGAAGAGTGGTACGCTAACACCGGAAACGGCTCTGAAAGCGCCAGTATCGAGGCCTCCGAGCTCGGAGCTGTGACACCGAGCGGGGTGAGCGCATGA
- a CDS encoding MMPL family transporter codes for MTAADRLIEEIDRVVTERPLAVLAVFLLLTVAFAGGLTGIETSAGADQFTQDIPAQQALDEIDEEFETSIGGSATSAQVIVSDDNVLSRDALVRTLETQHRLESRSTLRVASTSSHADAIARQLDPNAASAAERRDAVAEATPAELRTAIADADAAGAIAAQVSVDYNPTAQAADTAIVGITYDLPDAATTARVTELQTRSVDIVDSVPGNEAGENAILFGDGVLQSEITALLTDTAIIVFPAALILIVGFLIFSYRDPFDMAIGISALLLSLLWTFGFMGYAGIPFSDSLVTVFPLLLAVGIDFGIHIVNRYREERATGTGIEASMRTTTDQLLIAFLLVTITTVFGLVSNVVSPFDPNRDFGIVAAAGIIFTLVIFGVYLPAAKVLIDRWREGLPIPEFGTSALGSGGSRLARVLHVGVDLSRIAPVAVVALLLVGGAVGGAYGTGVNTEFSEEAFFPDQDRLETYSNLPEPFAPTEYTFLDVLNLFEEEFEQDFVGSVTLYIDQSVRDDDSLELIDRTTRNPPDTFATTDERRAQSTSVVTVIDDRAAQDPEFAALVERNDRLGNGVPDRNVDEVYDALLDSPAGDQARGYVAADRGSARIDYTIEPGVDNSEAVADVRALAERTPLEAVPTGDLVVNEAVIDLLTESAIRSLFAAFGLTALFLALSYAYLEGKAVYGLLNLVPVLVTVGLLVGSMRLFDIPLTPINAPILSVSIGLGVDYTVHFVHRFVDEFKSGLPIDEALDVTIAGTGGALTGSMLTTVSGLGVLFLAVIPLLRDFGILLALGVFYAYLCSILLVPSLVVVWDRYGPLVGLGLDDGLRGANAESGR; via the coding sequence GTGACCGCGGCCGACCGCCTCATCGAGGAGATCGACCGCGTCGTCACGGAGCGGCCGCTGGCGGTTCTGGCGGTCTTCCTCCTCCTCACGGTCGCCTTCGCGGGCGGCCTGACGGGCATCGAGACGAGCGCGGGCGCGGACCAGTTCACGCAGGACATCCCCGCGCAGCAGGCGCTCGACGAGATCGACGAGGAGTTCGAGACGTCGATCGGCGGCTCCGCCACCTCGGCGCAGGTGATCGTCTCCGACGACAACGTCCTCTCGCGGGACGCCCTGGTTCGGACCTTGGAGACGCAACACCGGTTGGAGTCGCGCTCCACCCTCCGGGTCGCGTCGACGTCGAGCCACGCGGACGCGATCGCGAGACAGCTGGACCCGAACGCCGCGAGCGCGGCCGAGCGGCGCGACGCCGTGGCGGAGGCGACGCCCGCCGAACTGCGGACGGCGATCGCGGACGCGGACGCCGCGGGCGCCATCGCGGCGCAGGTGTCCGTCGACTACAACCCCACCGCGCAGGCGGCCGACACCGCCATCGTGGGGATCACCTACGACCTGCCGGACGCGGCCACGACGGCGCGGGTGACGGAGCTTCAGACCCGCAGCGTCGACATCGTCGACTCCGTCCCGGGCAACGAGGCCGGCGAGAACGCGATCCTCTTCGGCGACGGCGTCCTCCAGTCGGAGATCACCGCCCTGTTGACCGACACCGCGATCATCGTCTTTCCGGCGGCGCTAATCCTGATCGTCGGGTTCCTGATCTTCTCGTACCGGGACCCGTTCGACATGGCGATCGGCATCTCGGCGCTGCTGCTGTCGCTCCTGTGGACGTTCGGCTTCATGGGGTACGCCGGGATTCCCTTCTCGGACTCGCTCGTGACCGTCTTCCCGCTCCTGCTCGCGGTCGGGATCGACTTCGGGATACACATCGTCAACCGCTACCGCGAGGAGCGCGCGACCGGGACCGGGATCGAGGCGTCGATGCGGACCACGACGGACCAGCTGCTCATCGCCTTCCTCTTGGTGACTATCACCACGGTGTTCGGGCTCGTCTCTAACGTGGTGAGTCCCTTCGACCCCAACCGCGACTTCGGCATCGTCGCGGCCGCCGGAATCATTTTCACGCTGGTGATATTCGGCGTCTACCTCCCGGCCGCGAAGGTGCTCATCGACCGGTGGCGAGAGGGACTGCCGATCCCGGAGTTCGGCACGAGCGCGCTCGGCTCCGGCGGCTCGCGGCTGGCGAGGGTCCTCCACGTCGGGGTCGACCTCTCGCGGATCGCCCCGGTCGCGGTCGTCGCCCTCCTCCTCGTCGGCGGTGCGGTCGGCGGCGCCTACGGGACCGGCGTCAACACGGAGTTCTCGGAGGAGGCGTTCTTCCCCGACCAAGACCGACTGGAGACGTACTCGAACCTCCCGGAACCGTTCGCGCCGACGGAGTACACCTTCCTCGACGTGTTGAACCTCTTCGAGGAGGAGTTCGAACAGGACTTCGTTGGGTCGGTGACGCTGTACATCGACCAATCGGTCAGAGACGACGACTCCTTGGAGCTGATCGACCGGACGACGCGGAACCCGCCCGACACCTTCGCGACGACCGACGAGCGCCGGGCGCAGTCGACCAGCGTCGTCACCGTGATCGACGACCGGGCGGCGCAGGACCCCGAGTTCGCGGCGCTGGTCGAGCGCAACGACCGCCTCGGCAACGGCGTGCCGGACCGGAACGTCGACGAGGTGTACGACGCGCTGCTCGATTCGCCGGCGGGGGATCAGGCCCGCGGGTACGTGGCGGCCGACCGCGGCAGCGCGCGGATCGATTACACGATCGAGCCGGGCGTCGACAACTCCGAGGCGGTCGCGGACGTGCGCGCCCTCGCCGAGCGCACCCCGCTCGAAGCCGTGCCGACCGGCGACCTCGTCGTCAACGAGGCCGTGATCGACCTGTTGACCGAGTCGGCAATCCGGAGCCTCTTCGCCGCCTTCGGGCTCACGGCGCTGTTCTTGGCGCTGTCGTACGCGTACCTCGAAGGGAAGGCGGTCTACGGCCTGTTGAACCTAGTTCCCGTCCTCGTCACCGTCGGGCTGCTCGTCGGGTCGATGCGGCTGTTCGACATTCCGCTGACGCCGATCAACGCGCCGATTCTCTCCGTCTCCATCGGCCTCGGGGTCGACTACACGGTCCACTTCGTCCACCGGTTCGTCGACGAGTTCAAGTCCGGCCTCCCGATCGACGAGGCGCTCGACGTCACCATCGCCGGGACGGGCGGCGCGCTCACCGGGAGCATGCTCACCACGGTGTCCGGGCTGGGTGTCCTGTTCCTGGCGGTTATCCCCCTGCTGCGCGACTTCGGTATCCTGCTCGCGCTCGGCGTGTTCTACGCCTACCTCTGTTCGATCCTGCTCGTCCCGTCGCTCGTCGTCGTGTGGGACCGGTACGGCCCGCTCGTCGGGCTCGGCCTCGACGACGGGCTCCGCGGAGCGAACGCCGAGAGCGGGCGCTGA